In the genome of Streptomyces sp. NBC_00190, one region contains:
- a CDS encoding GNAT family N-acetyltransferase, protein MNIESAQGSQVTIRTVTAEDQERYVELVRMSADLHHPWVAMPGTPSGFSAYLARTGGETTVGLVVCLNDRADLVGTITISGIVRDPYHRGVLGYAAFLPYTGRGYMSEGVALAVRYAFDQLGLHRVEADVQPGNTASLNLVRRLGFRKEGVSPGFIKIDGVWRDHERWAITAEMELPPVWSQ, encoded by the coding sequence GTGAATATCGAATCGGCGCAGGGGTCACAAGTAACTATCCGGACAGTCACGGCGGAAGACCAGGAAAGATATGTCGAACTGGTACGGATGAGTGCCGACCTCCATCACCCGTGGGTCGCCATGCCAGGCACGCCGAGTGGATTCTCGGCCTATCTGGCGAGAACCGGTGGGGAGACCACCGTCGGCTTGGTGGTCTGCCTCAATGACCGGGCCGACCTGGTCGGGACGATCACCATCAGCGGCATCGTTCGAGACCCCTACCACCGTGGCGTGCTCGGCTACGCCGCTTTCCTGCCCTACACGGGCCGGGGCTACATGTCCGAGGGCGTCGCGCTCGCGGTGCGTTACGCCTTCGACCAGTTGGGGCTCCACCGCGTGGAGGCCGACGTCCAGCCGGGCAATACCGCGTCGCTGAATCTCGTCCGGCGGCTCGGGTTCCGGAAGGAGGGCGTCTCACCCGGCTTCATCAAGATCGACGGAGTCTGGCGCGACCACGAACGCTGGGCCATCACGGCGGAGATGGAGCTTCCCCCGGTTTGGTCGCAGTGA
- a CDS encoding acyl-CoA dehydrogenase family protein has product MHLEYTPEQQQLRAELRAYFARLIPEDVYARYEDPAAQKRFYRETIRRLGSDGWLGVGWPKEYGGRGMSPMDQFIFFDEAAQAVVPLPLMALNTVGPTIMQFGTDEQKAYFLPRILAGEIDFAIGYSEPDAGTDLAALKCKAVREGDEETGTYVVNGQKIWTTNGDTADWVWLAVRTDPDAPAHKGITMLLVPTSDPGYSCTLINTLASHDTTASYYENIRVPAARRVGQENKGWRLITNQLNHERVTLAAHGTMAIRALHDVQRWAAGTKLADGRRVIDLSWVRGRLARTHARLDAMKLLNWQMVNAVQSGTLTPQDASAVKVYGSEARRDAYAWLMEVVGAAGSLKDGSAGAVLRGELERGYRSAVIFTFGGGNNEIQREIISWIGLGMPRVRR; this is encoded by the coding sequence GTGCACCTCGAATACACGCCCGAGCAGCAGCAGTTGCGCGCCGAGCTGCGTGCCTACTTCGCCCGGCTGATCCCTGAGGACGTCTACGCCCGCTACGAGGACCCGGCGGCGCAGAAGCGGTTCTACCGGGAGACCATCCGCCGGCTCGGCTCCGACGGCTGGCTCGGGGTCGGCTGGCCGAAGGAGTACGGCGGCCGCGGGATGTCCCCGATGGACCAGTTCATCTTCTTCGACGAGGCCGCGCAGGCCGTCGTCCCCCTGCCGCTGATGGCGCTCAACACCGTCGGGCCGACCATCATGCAGTTCGGCACCGACGAGCAGAAGGCGTACTTCCTCCCCAGGATCCTCGCCGGCGAGATCGACTTCGCCATCGGCTACAGCGAGCCCGACGCGGGCACCGACCTCGCCGCGCTCAAGTGCAAGGCAGTCCGCGAGGGCGACGAGGAGACCGGCACCTACGTCGTCAACGGGCAGAAGATCTGGACCACCAACGGCGACACCGCCGACTGGGTCTGGCTCGCCGTCCGCACCGACCCGGACGCCCCGGCGCACAAGGGCATCACCATGCTCCTCGTGCCGACCTCCGACCCCGGCTACTCCTGCACCCTCATCAACACCCTGGCCTCGCACGACACCACCGCCAGCTACTACGAGAACATCCGCGTCCCCGCCGCCCGCCGCGTCGGCCAGGAGAACAAGGGCTGGCGCCTGATCACCAATCAGCTCAACCACGAGCGCGTGACCCTCGCCGCCCACGGCACCATGGCCATCCGCGCCCTGCACGACGTCCAGCGCTGGGCCGCCGGGACGAAACTCGCCGACGGCCGCCGGGTGATCGACCTGTCCTGGGTCCGCGGCCGCCTCGCCCGCACCCACGCCCGCCTCGACGCGATGAAGCTGCTCAACTGGCAGATGGTGAACGCCGTCCAGTCCGGCACCCTCACCCCCCAGGACGCCTCAGCGGTCAAGGTCTACGGCTCCGAGGCGCGCCGCGACGCGTACGCCTGGCTCATGGAAGTCGTCGGCGCGGCCGGCTCCCTCAAGGACGGCTCCGCCGGAGCGGTCCTGCGTGGCGAGCTCGAACGCGGCTACCGCAGCGCCGTCATCTTCACCTTCGGCGGCGGCAACAACGAGATCCAGCGCGAGATCATCTCGTGGATCGGCCTCGGCATGCCCCGCGTCCGCCGCTGA